A window of the Schlesneria paludicola DSM 18645 genome harbors these coding sequences:
- a CDS encoding TPM domain-containing protein — protein MLGQRLGSMWKAAFVGCAMLIAPMVVCAADISDEAGFFSAAAIEKANTSIREIEKKSGHDIRIETHATVPKDQIDAVAKMDHTERQVFMDRWVHERAKAVKETGSLVLICKDPARIETWFSGRLANSGMTKADRQRVIDAAVSGMKSKDFDAALNDTVSKLGEVYAKLSPASRLRSDAGHREPLPPTTSSTPAREAGPIHHAAPIKQVNSMGWIYVVGIVIAAIFAIRMLSGLFGSRGSGYPGGPGQPGMGGYPPGGYPPGGGYGQPGYGGGGGGFMRSAAGGLFGAVAGNWLYNAFGGQSAHAQGPMADGSDPLRGSRTLGGGDQPPGNSGWTDDGSSSGGGWYDNGDSGGGGDFGGGDSGGGDSGGDSGGGDF, from the coding sequence ATGTTGGGACAACGTTTGGGATCGATGTGGAAAGCCGCATTCGTCGGGTGTGCGATGCTGATCGCACCAATGGTCGTGTGCGCTGCAGATATCTCGGATGAAGCCGGCTTCTTCAGTGCAGCCGCAATCGAGAAAGCCAATACATCCATCCGGGAAATTGAAAAGAAGTCGGGTCACGACATTCGCATTGAAACACACGCCACGGTTCCGAAGGACCAGATCGATGCGGTGGCGAAGATGGACCACACCGAACGGCAGGTGTTCATGGACCGCTGGGTCCATGAACGAGCGAAAGCCGTCAAAGAAACGGGTTCGCTGGTCCTGATCTGCAAAGACCCCGCCCGCATTGAAACGTGGTTCAGCGGCCGATTGGCGAACAGCGGCATGACCAAAGCCGACCGCCAACGAGTGATTGACGCAGCGGTCAGTGGCATGAAGTCGAAAGACTTTGATGCCGCACTGAATGACACCGTTTCCAAGCTCGGTGAAGTTTACGCGAAGCTGTCGCCCGCTTCGCGATTACGCAGCGACGCCGGGCACCGAGAGCCGCTGCCCCCAACGACGTCATCGACTCCGGCCCGTGAGGCCGGGCCCATCCATCACGCAGCTCCCATTAAGCAGGTGAATTCCATGGGTTGGATTTATGTGGTCGGGATCGTCATCGCTGCAATTTTCGCAATTCGAATGCTTTCGGGACTGTTCGGCAGTCGCGGCAGCGGATACCCAGGCGGTCCTGGACAACCTGGGATGGGTGGATATCCACCCGGGGGTTACCCACCCGGTGGAGGATACGGCCAGCCCGGCTATGGAGGCGGTGGCGGTGGATTCATGCGGAGTGCCGCAGGAGGTCTTTTCGGAGCGGTCGCGGGGAACTGGCTGTACAACGCCTTTGGGGGACAATCGGCTCACGCCCAGGGACCGATGGCCGATGGGTCTGATCCACTGCGTGGCAGCCGCACGCTCGGCGGCGGCGACCAGCCACCAGGCAATAGCGGCTGGACCGATGACGGTAGCTCGTCCGGCGGCGGCTGGTATGACAACGGTGACTCGGGCGGAGGTGGCGATTTCGGCGGAGGAGACTCCGGTGGCGGCGACTCCGGCGGTGATAGCGGTGGCGGCGATTTCTAA
- a CDS encoding PfkB family carbohydrate kinase has product MLKISPTGALDFLSLGALVNRLDPGIIPFRKATECRIHVSGGEFNVAANLSDCFRLNTGVASAMVNYPIGDLIAERVRAMGVKPFYKYFEHDGVTGPNMATVYSDQGLGVRAPVVFYNRSNEAAAKLKVGDFDWKTIMAGGVRWFHSGGIFSALSSTTPDLIIEGMKAAKAAGAIVSFDLNFRAKLWQISGGLATAQQTLRRIVENVDVLVGNEEDLQKGLGLKGPDVESKSKIDPSAFLAMMDDVAKQLPNIKVVATTLREVHTTNHHDWSAVCWIEGKTYNAPTCQLDVCDRVGGGDGFAAGFIYGLLSGKSADEALRLGWAHGALLTTFPGDTTMATLEQVESFAKGGSARIQR; this is encoded by the coding sequence ATGTTGAAGATTTCCCCCACTGGCGCACTGGATTTCCTTTCGTTGGGGGCCTTGGTCAACCGCCTCGATCCCGGAATTATTCCCTTTCGCAAGGCGACCGAATGTCGGATTCATGTCAGCGGAGGTGAATTCAACGTCGCCGCGAACTTGTCGGATTGTTTCCGGCTGAATACCGGTGTCGCATCGGCAATGGTGAACTATCCGATCGGTGATCTGATCGCCGAACGCGTTCGCGCGATGGGTGTCAAACCGTTCTACAAGTACTTCGAACACGACGGCGTCACGGGCCCGAACATGGCGACCGTGTACAGCGACCAGGGACTGGGCGTTCGCGCCCCTGTCGTCTTCTACAATCGCTCGAACGAAGCCGCCGCCAAACTGAAGGTCGGTGATTTCGACTGGAAGACAATCATGGCTGGCGGCGTACGCTGGTTCCATAGCGGAGGAATCTTCTCCGCGCTGTCATCGACAACCCCTGATCTGATCATCGAAGGGATGAAAGCCGCGAAAGCGGCGGGCGCCATTGTTTCATTCGACCTGAATTTCCGCGCCAAGTTGTGGCAGATCTCGGGCGGGTTGGCGACCGCGCAGCAGACGCTGCGTCGAATCGTCGAGAATGTCGATGTTCTGGTCGGTAACGAAGAAGATTTGCAGAAGGGGCTGGGATTGAAGGGACCTGACGTCGAGTCCAAGTCGAAGATCGACCCGTCCGCATTCCTGGCAATGATGGACGACGTGGCCAAGCAACTGCCGAACATCAAGGTTGTCGCGACGACGCTGCGCGAAGTGCATACGACCAATCACCATGACTGGAGTGCGGTGTGCTGGATCGAAGGCAAGACTTACAACGCGCCGACATGCCAGTTGGATGTCTGTGACCGTGTGGGTGGTGGCGATGGCTTTGCCGCGGGCTTCATTTATGGATTGCTCAGCGGGAAGTCAGCGGACGAAGCGTTGCGACTGGGTTGGGCACACGGTGCGTTGCTGACCACCTTCCCCGGCGACACCACCATGGCGACGCTCGAGCAGGTCGAATCGTTCGCGAAGGGCGGCTCGGCACGGATTCAGCGATAA
- a CDS encoding 3'-5' exonuclease, translating to MSGSDRKPVISYFIFDIETIADGDLVAKIRYPNETLTADEAIAKYRAQLLADTGKDVLPVTFMLPISVAVAKVDAEYKLHDVAVLDSPKFRPHVITRHFWQGWNAYGRPTLVTFNGRGYDVPVMELAAYRYGYSVPAWFNVEARTYEQARNRYNANAHLDLLDLLSNFGASRISGGLNLLANLIGKPGKTGVDGSQVQGMYDAGEVGAINDYCRCDVLDTYFVFLRTRVLLGKLTVEDEHRLVSEAKVWLEAESENIPVYKTYLSHWGDWKPPTDA from the coding sequence ATGTCAGGCTCCGATCGCAAGCCCGTGATCTCGTACTTCATCTTTGATATCGAGACGATTGCGGACGGTGACTTGGTCGCCAAGATCCGGTATCCGAACGAAACGTTGACGGCGGACGAGGCGATCGCGAAGTATCGCGCACAGCTTCTTGCGGACACAGGTAAGGACGTTCTACCCGTTACGTTTATGTTGCCCATCTCTGTCGCCGTGGCAAAGGTCGATGCCGAATACAAGCTGCACGACGTGGCAGTGCTGGATTCGCCCAAATTTCGACCGCATGTCATCACCCGCCATTTCTGGCAGGGATGGAATGCCTACGGCCGCCCGACACTCGTCACGTTCAATGGCCGCGGCTATGACGTCCCGGTGATGGAGTTGGCGGCGTATCGCTATGGATACTCCGTCCCGGCATGGTTTAACGTGGAGGCCCGCACGTATGAACAGGCACGCAATCGGTACAACGCAAACGCGCATCTCGACCTGCTGGATCTGCTGTCAAATTTCGGGGCCTCGCGGATCAGCGGGGGGCTGAATCTGCTGGCGAACCTGATCGGCAAGCCCGGTAAGACGGGCGTCGATGGATCGCAGGTGCAAGGGATGTACGACGCGGGCGAGGTCGGGGCGATCAATGACTACTGCCGCTGTGACGTGCTCGATACCTATTTCGTCTTTCTTCGCACGCGCGTTTTACTGGGAAAATTGACCGTCGAGGATGAACATCGACTGGTGAGTGAAGCGAAAGTGTGGCTTGAGGCCGAAAGCGAAAATATTCCTGTGTACAAAACCTATTTGTCGCACTGGGGAGACTGGAAACCGCCCACAGACGCCTGA
- a CDS encoding RNA-binding S4 domain-containing protein, with translation MIPPSSARPITLDQFLKQSGIVGSGGQAKILIQEGEVLLNGVVETRRGKKLSPGDVVTIGNEVLRVPQD, from the coding sequence ATGATACCGCCATCATCCGCCCGTCCGATTACGCTCGACCAATTCCTGAAGCAATCTGGAATCGTCGGGTCGGGTGGCCAAGCCAAAATTCTGATTCAGGAAGGGGAAGTCCTGCTGAACGGCGTCGTCGAAACTCGACGTGGCAAGAAATTGTCGCCTGGAGACGTCGTGACGATTGGCAATGAAGTCCTGCGAGTCCCCCAGGACTGA
- a CDS encoding alpha/beta hydrolase — translation MEHRLPSQPRVRTFRRVRWIAFSLSLLFLAVGLASWLIAGALVASANQVVGEAPPDFPFVAAKIPSDSGSQIATWYTNSPDSVATVVLVHGIHGNRKKLLKRAKLLINEGYAVVLIDLQAHGESPGRLITLGHLERHDVQAAVEFARQKNPKHRVGVIGISLGGASAVLGSPLKVDAMVLESVFPTIEEAVGDRVQAKLGPLSCLISPLLLCQIQPRLGVSADRLRPIEHIGEVACPLLIASGDRDPHTTIAETRRLFAAASEPKQLVVFQGARHQDLLEQNPPLYENEVLTFLDQYLLAQPDPVSSARSE, via the coding sequence ATGGAACACCGCCTTCCTTCCCAGCCGCGTGTGCGAACGTTTCGTCGAGTCCGCTGGATCGCGTTCTCACTCAGTCTGCTATTCCTCGCCGTGGGACTCGCATCCTGGCTGATCGCCGGGGCTTTGGTGGCGTCCGCGAATCAGGTGGTCGGTGAGGCACCTCCTGACTTCCCCTTTGTCGCGGCAAAAATCCCGAGCGATTCGGGGTCGCAAATTGCAACCTGGTATACGAACTCACCCGACTCCGTGGCGACGGTTGTGCTTGTCCACGGAATTCACGGCAACCGCAAGAAGTTGCTGAAGCGCGCCAAGCTGCTGATCAACGAGGGGTACGCCGTGGTCTTGATCGATCTTCAGGCGCACGGAGAAAGTCCTGGCCGTCTCATTACTTTGGGGCATTTGGAGCGTCACGACGTTCAGGCGGCCGTTGAATTTGCGCGACAGAAGAACCCAAAGCACCGTGTGGGCGTCATTGGGATCTCGCTGGGCGGGGCGTCGGCCGTGCTGGGATCACCGCTCAAGGTCGATGCGATGGTACTTGAATCGGTGTTCCCCACGATTGAAGAAGCCGTGGGCGACCGAGTTCAAGCGAAACTTGGACCACTAAGCTGCCTGATCTCGCCACTTCTGCTCTGTCAGATTCAACCCCGACTTGGCGTCTCGGCTGATCGCTTGCGACCGATCGAGCACATTGGCGAAGTGGCCTGTCCGTTGCTGATCGCCAGTGGTGATCGGGATCCGCACACGACAATCGCCGAAACACGGCGATTGTTTGCGGCCGCGTCCGAGCCAAAGCAACTGGTCGTGTTCCAAGGGGCGCGACATCAAGATCTGCTGGAACAGAATCCGCCGCTTTATGAAAACGAGGTGCTGACGTTTCTTGATCAGTACTTATTGGCCCAGCCGGACCCTGTGTCGTCGGCTCGAAGCGAGTAA
- a CDS encoding DUF1501 domain-containing protein, translating into MSTPMELQVRSDTSNSRQTDSHASGRWSLTCQDRVAATFELSRRQILSSAAGGFGAVALADLLGRSSALADEPRPELNGGLHHRAKVRRVIQLFMNGGASQMDLFDYKPALFQQAGQKFDPGQNVHVEAPTSAPGNVLKPPFEFHQHGETGRWISDQLPHLARHVDRLGFFMAMQSRTNVHGPGSYLMNTGFLTPGAPCLGAWTSYALGSLTENLPTFVVLPDARGLPYNQKGNFQNGFLSASHQGTILNTASSEPIADLHAPASARFITPAADSDGRALLQKMNREHLAANPGDSRLEARIRAYELAAKMQLSAPEAFDLSRESEATQKAYGLQEKPSEDFGKRCLLARRLVERGVRFVQVWSGAGGPTNNWDNHTSILKELPPMCQAVDQPIAALLNDLQERGLLEDTLLLWSTEFGRMPFSQGSEGRDHNGGTFVGWMAGAGVREGATYGESDPWSWRAVNDVTTTYDFHATVLHLLGIDHERLTIRHNGANRRLTDVHGHVIHALLS; encoded by the coding sequence ATGAGTACCCCAATGGAGCTTCAAGTCCGAAGTGACACGTCGAACTCGCGGCAGACGGACTCACATGCCTCCGGGCGGTGGTCGCTGACCTGTCAGGACCGAGTGGCGGCGACATTCGAACTCTCGCGGCGACAGATTCTGTCGTCGGCCGCCGGGGGATTTGGTGCAGTTGCCCTGGCGGATCTGTTGGGACGCTCGTCGGCCCTCGCCGATGAACCCCGTCCGGAACTAAACGGTGGTTTGCATCATCGCGCCAAAGTGCGCCGCGTCATTCAGTTGTTTATGAATGGTGGCGCGAGCCAGATGGACTTGTTCGACTATAAGCCCGCTTTGTTTCAGCAGGCGGGCCAGAAATTCGATCCCGGCCAGAACGTGCATGTCGAGGCTCCCACGAGTGCTCCGGGCAATGTCCTGAAGCCGCCCTTTGAATTCCACCAGCATGGTGAGACCGGACGCTGGATCTCGGACCAGTTGCCGCATCTGGCCAGGCATGTCGATCGGCTTGGCTTCTTCATGGCCATGCAGTCGCGGACCAACGTTCATGGCCCTGGCAGCTACTTGATGAATACAGGATTTCTGACCCCTGGTGCCCCTTGCCTCGGCGCTTGGACAAGCTACGCGCTGGGCAGTCTGACAGAGAACTTGCCCACGTTCGTCGTGCTGCCAGATGCGCGCGGGTTGCCGTACAATCAAAAGGGAAATTTCCAGAATGGGTTCCTGTCGGCATCCCATCAGGGAACCATTCTGAACACCGCATCGTCCGAGCCAATTGCCGACCTGCACGCCCCCGCTTCGGCGCGGTTTATCACTCCTGCAGCCGACAGCGATGGGCGGGCGCTGTTACAAAAAATGAATCGTGAGCATCTGGCCGCCAACCCGGGCGACTCACGCTTGGAAGCCCGGATTCGGGCTTACGAACTGGCTGCGAAAATGCAGTTGAGCGCCCCCGAGGCCTTTGATCTCAGTCGCGAGTCGGAAGCGACTCAGAAAGCGTACGGGCTGCAGGAGAAGCCTTCGGAAGACTTCGGCAAGCGATGTCTTCTGGCCCGACGGCTTGTCGAGCGGGGCGTCCGTTTTGTGCAGGTCTGGAGTGGTGCCGGTGGTCCCACAAACAACTGGGACAATCACACGAGTATTCTCAAAGAACTTCCACCGATGTGTCAGGCCGTCGATCAACCAATCGCGGCACTCTTAAACGATCTGCAAGAGCGCGGGTTGCTGGAGGATACCTTGTTGCTGTGGAGTACCGAGTTCGGTCGCATGCCATTCTCTCAAGGAAGCGAGGGCCGCGATCACAACGGAGGGACCTTCGTCGGTTGGATGGCGGGTGCGGGGGTGCGCGAAGGGGCGACCTACGGTGAGAGCGACCCTTGGTCCTGGCGTGCGGTGAACGACGTCACGACGACATACGACTTCCACGCGACCGTGTTGCACCTGCTTGGCATTGATCACGAGCGATTGACGATTCGACACAATGGAGCCAACCGTCGGCTGACCGATGTGCACGGTCACGTCATTCATGCCCTGCTGTCTTGA